The Fimbriimonadaceae bacterium nucleotide sequence TTAGACTGGATGGCGAAAGCCTAGTTTAGCGTTCATATAGTGGAGGCAGTCGAGTGCTTTTTAAGATTCGATCTTTACGTGAGAAGGTCATGGGGAACGATACGTGGAATCGGCCCTTGATGTCGGAGCATGACTTCTTTAAGCTTAGCGAAGAGTTAGATAAGGGCCGTCACAAGCGAAAGATGGAGCTTATCCTGGTTTGGATCATGACGGGGATTGTAGGTTCGGCTGTTGTGATTCTCATCTTTCCGGGGCTGATTTTCTATATTGCCGACAAGATTTCAAATGCATCGTCTCCGAGCGGGAGCGCGACAGCAACGGAGTTTAACGGTGAGAGCTATAAGCTTGCGCAACAGTGGGCGATTACGACGCTGACAACCGTTGTTGGTTTTGTTATCGGTTATGTCAATGGTCGAAGGGTTGACGCAGATAAGTCGCGGGGCGGTGGCAATTCAGACGACAGTGGCAACGCTGGTAATGGTGGCAATGCAGGGGATGGAGGTTCTGGACAGCAGGTCAATCCAGATGCGAACTCTCAGTCTGATGATTCCGGTAACGAGGATACAGAAGAGACAAACCAAACGCAAACTTAGATAGCTTGGCAAGGACGGCATGACGGAGAGACATCCACGGCAGTCAATGTTTCCCTATATTCTTGCGGCGATTCCAGCCTATCCGTGGAGAGGGCAGGGCTTGCGACCGTTGCCCGATGAGTTTCCTCATCGACGTCGGATGTGTCGTCAAGTTCTTCATACGCTGAACTGAAGGTACGGCACGACTCCTTGAGTTTGCGAGTATAAAGAACCATGCTCTCGGTGGTTTTGGTCTCGGCAATGGCTCTTCTTCAACCTTCAACCCCTGCTGTTCCGCGTGAGTTTCGCGCGGCATGGGTCGCCACGGTTGACAATATCGACTGGCCCTCGAAGCGCGACCTCACGACCCAGCAGCAGCAGGCCGAGCTTCAGGCCATCATCGATAAGGCCAAGGAGCTAAACCTAAACGCGCTGATCTTTCAGGTGCGCCCGTCAGCCGACGCGCTTTACGAATCCAAACTTGAACCGTGGTCGGAGTATTTGACAGGCCAGCAGGGCAAAGCGCCGTCGCCGTTTTGGGACCCGCTCAAGTTTGCGGTGGAGAAGTGTCACGAGAAGGGGATTGAGCTCCACGCATGGTTCAACCCGTACCGGGCGAAGCACCCGAGCATGAAAGGGCAGTGCGACCCCAGCCATATCGCCAAGACGAACCCGGGGCTGGTGAAGTCCTACAGCACCCTTCTTTGGATGGATCCAGGCGAGCCAGCCGTTCAAAAGCGGTCGATGGATGTGATGATGGATGTGGTGAAGCGCTACGATATCGACGGCGTCCACATCGACGATTATTTTTATCCTTACCCGGTCAAGAGCGGTGGCAAGAATGTCCCCTTCCCTGATAGCGCTTCTTACGCAAAGTATCAGAAGGCGGGAGGCAAGCTCAAGGTGGACGATTGGCGACGGAAGAACGTCGATGACTTCATCGAAGGGCTTTACAAGGCCATCAAGAAGGAGAAGTCTTGGGTGAAGTTTGGGATCAGCCCATTCGGTATTTACCGTCCGGGAGTGCCTCAAGGGATCAAGGCTGGAATCGACCAATATGCCGAGCTGTATGCCGACGCAAAGAAGTGGTTTAACAACGGTTGGTGCGACTATATGACGCCTCAGCTCTATTGGGCGATTGGACAAAAGGAGCAGGCTTACAAGGACCTGCAGGATTGGTGGATCGGCGAAAACACGAAGGGTCGGCACCTTTGGGTGGGCAACTATACGAGCCGTTTGGTCACTGGGGCAGGGGGCTGGCAGGCTCAGGAACTGATTGATCAGATCGAAGCCACACGAGGGTCGAAAGCAACCGGGAACGTGCACTTTAGTATGAAGGCGCTGATGAGGGATGCGAAGGGGATTGCGACGGCTCTAAAGAATGGGCCGTACAAGGAACCGGCTTTGGTGCCGGAGTCGCCTTGGCTTAAGGGTCGGCCGGGAAGCTAAATGGGATTTTAGATTTTAGATTGGGGATCGCCGTTCGCTGATTGTCAACCGTTGTCTTGGTCGGTTCCAGTAAAATCGATTTGTGGATCGCATTAATTCGGAAGGGATTCCGAGGGACCTTCTGAAAGTGGCGCTCAAAGAGCCTGAGATCATACGCGTCGCAGTGAAGAACGACGCCTGCCTGCTGTGCCGCAATCGTAAAGTGAACGAAGCAGGGATTTGCCAAGTCTGCTTTACAATGCTCAACGATGAAGAGGTCAAATTGGCGGAGGCCTGGATGTCGGGCCGAGGAGCCGTTGGCTGGTGAAATGGCCGTTCGGCAAGAAGGGAGTGCCCTACCTTGCCGTTATCGAATATTGGGTCTACGTTCAGGGAGATAAAATCCCGCCCCAAGATTTGCTGACGGGGCGAATTCTGCGCTCTAGTCCATTCAAAGTGGACGGACACCCTGCCTGCGGTCCCCCGGAAGGGCTGCTCTTTAGCGATATTCGCCTGCATATGGCGATGGTCTTGAAGGCCAAGAATCCGCACCTGTTCCGACCCGATCTCTTTGACCGACACGTTGAACCGACAGCCGCTGTTTTGGAAGCGCTTTCGAATGCTTCCGCGCTGGTGAAGCTTCGCTATCTGAGCGCCGTAAAGCTGGCCGACGAACGGCATCTGCGTTTCCTCCCTCACCTCGCCGAAGCGGCGGCGTATTTTGGCAAGAGCGAGGTTATTTTCGACAGCATTTCCGAGAAGCTTATTGGGATCGCAGAGTTTCGCGAGCAGCTTGCCGAGCGCCCAGATACGGCAAACCCCGACTTCCATTTGCGCACGATTTGGGTTGAGGAAGAAGAGGGTGGGCACGTGGAGACGCGGGGCTTGATGAAAGTAGGATTTCCAGAGCTAAGAACCCATGCCGCTCCCAGCGATCATCGGGTGGTCATTCTTGAT carries:
- a CDS encoding family 10 glycosylhydrolase — encoded protein: MLSVVLVSAMALLQPSTPAVPREFRAAWVATVDNIDWPSKRDLTTQQQQAELQAIIDKAKELNLNALIFQVRPSADALYESKLEPWSEYLTGQQGKAPSPFWDPLKFAVEKCHEKGIELHAWFNPYRAKHPSMKGQCDPSHIAKTNPGLVKSYSTLLWMDPGEPAVQKRSMDVMMDVVKRYDIDGVHIDDYFYPYPVKSGGKNVPFPDSASYAKYQKAGGKLKVDDWRRKNVDDFIEGLYKAIKKEKSWVKFGISPFGIYRPGVPQGIKAGIDQYAELYADAKKWFNNGWCDYMTPQLYWAIGQKEQAYKDLQDWWIGENTKGRHLWVGNYTSRLVTGAGGWQAQELIDQIEATRGSKATGNVHFSMKALMRDAKGIATALKNGPYKEPALVPESPWLKGRPGS